The Streptomyces sp. NBC_00775 genome includes the window CCGCTCGGAGGCGATCACTTCACCGTCGAGGCGGAGGTGGGCGAGGGCGCGCGACTGCATGTCGGATCGGCGGCCGCCACCATCGCGCTGCCGGGGCAGGCCAAGGGGGAGGCGCGCTACGACGTGCGTCTCGACGTCGCCGAAGGGGGCGAACTGTGCTGGCTGCCCGAGCAGTTGATCTCCGCGGGTGGCAGTGATCTGTACGTCTCCTCGCGCGTCGAGCTGGCGGCGGGCGCTCGGCTTGTCTTCCGGGAGGAGCAGGTACTCGGGCGGGCCGGTGAGGAACCCGGGCGGCTCACCAGCCGTCTTACCGTGTGGCTCGGCGGACGGCCGCTGCTGGACCAGGAGTTGGCGTGCGGGCCCGGTGCGCCCGGCGGCTGGGACGGGCCCGCCGTCCTCGCGGGGCATCGCGCTCTGGGGCAACTCGTCGTCGTACGACCGGAGTTCGAGAAGGAGGCGCCCGCGGCGCGACTGCTGGGGGAGTACGCCGCTCTCACCCCGCTCGCCGGGCCCGCCGTGCTCGTGACCTCGCTCGCGCCCGACGCGCTGCGGCTGCGGCGCGTGTTGGACGAGGCGCTGCGGGTGCTCGGCTGAGGGAGACGTCTCCGCTCAACGGGACGCCGTGCACCGGTTATCGGATTGGTAAAGAAAAGCTGTTTACGTCTGTTCTCAGGGACCTCACAGCCGAAAGGATCGCCGTACCAATCGCAACGAGGTACGGGGAGGTCCCACTTGAGGTCCAAGAGACCGACAAGACGGGTGACAGTGCTGGGTTCGGCCGGAGCGCTCGTCACGGCGACCCTGATAGCCGGAGCCGTGGCGGCCCCGTCGGCCACCGCCGACTCGCGCCACGGTCAGGACCGCGAGCAGCGCGGGGCGGCGATCGCCGCGGAACGGGCCGCCAAGGCCGGGATCGACTGGCAGGACTGTCCCGCGGACTGGGGCTTCGAGAAGCCGATCCAGTGCGGCTATGTCAGCGTCCCGCTCGACTACGCCCACCCGAACGGCAAGCAGATCAAGCTGGCCGTGGACCGCATCGGGAACACGGGCACCGCGGACGAGCGCCAGGGCGCCCTCGTCTACAACCCGGGCGGACCCGGTGCCTCGGGCATGCGCTTCCCGCGCCGCGTGACCACCAAGAACCCCGTCTGGGCCAACGCCGCCAAGGCGTACGACTTCGTGGGCTTCGACCCGCGCGGTGTCGGCCACTCGGCGCCCATCTCCTGCATTGACCCTCAGGAGTTCGTGAAGGCGCCCAAGGCCGACCCGGTTCCGGACACGGAGGCGGACAAGCAGGCCCAGCGCAAGCTGGCCGCCGAGTACGCGGACGGCTGCGCCGAGCGCAGCGGCGACATGCTGCCGCAGATGACCACGCCGAACACCGCGCGCGACCTCGACGTCATCCGCGCCGCCCTCGGCGAGAAGAAGCTGAACTACCTGGGTGTCTCGTACGGCACGTACCTCGGCGCCGTCTACGGCACGCTCTTCCCGGGGCACGTCCGCCGCATGGTCGTCGACAGCGTCGTCGACCCGTCGCGCGAGAACATCTGGTACCAGGCCAACCTCGAGCAGGACATCGCCTTCGAGGGCCGCTGGAAGGACTGGGAGGACTGGGTCGCCAAGAACGACGCGGCCTTCCACCTCGGTGACACCCGCGCCAAGGTGCAGGACCAGTGGCTGAAGCTGCGCGCCACCGCCAAGGCGAACCCGCTCGGCGGCGTCGTCGGCCCCGCCGAACTCATCTCCTTCTTCCAGAGCGCCCCGTACTACGACTCCTCGTGGGTGCCGGTCGCCACGGTGTTCAGCAAGTACGTCGCCGGTGACACCCAGGCGCTCGTCGACGCGGCCTCCCCCGACCTGTCGGACACCGCGGGCAATATCGCCTCGGAGAACGGCAACGCCGTCTACACGGCCGTCGAGTGCGCCGACACCCAGTGGCCCACCAGTTGGAAGAAGTGGGACCGGGACAACACGCGGCTCAACAAGGACTACCCGTTCATGACGTGGGCCAACGCGTGGATGAACCTGCCGTGTGCCACCTGGCCGGCCAAGCAGCAGACCCCCGTGAACGTGAAGACCCACAAGGGCCTGCCGGCCGTGCTCATCGTGCAGTCCACGCGTGACGCGGCGACCCCGTACCCGGGCGCCGTCGAACTGCACAAGCGCTTCAAGGGGTCCCGCCTGATCACCGAACAGGACGCGGGCTCGCACGGCGTGACCGGCCTGGTCAACCCGTGCATCAACGAGCGGGTGGACACCTACCTGCTCACCGGCACGACGGACGCGGCCGATGTGACGTGCACCCCGCACGCCACGCCGAAGCCGTAGTCTCCCGTGGATGATTCCTGCGCGTGACAGGGGCGGCCGGGTTCTCCGGCCGTCCCTCATGCGTGGTCAACTCAGAGGCATCCGCGGGAACTTACGCGCGTTCGCCGCGCTCTCGGCGGCCTCCTCGGCCTTGACGACGGCCGCGTACCGGTCGACGTACTCCTGCTCGGAGAGGGTGAGGATGGCGTACATGATCTCGTCGGTGATCGCCCGCAGGATGGCCTTCTCGTTCTCCATCCCGGCGTAGCGGGAGAAGTCGAGGGGCTTGCCGAAGCGGATGACGACGGGGTGGATGTTCGGGATGACCTTGCCCGGCGGCTGGGCCTCGAAGGTGCCGATCATCGCGCAGGGGATGACCGGGACCTGGGCCTTGAGGGCCATCACCGCGACGCCGACCTTGCCCTTGTAGAGCCGGCCGTCGTGCGAGCGGGTGCCCTCCGGGTAGATGCCGAGCAACTCGTTCTTGCGCAGCACCCCGAGCCCCTCGCGGATCGCGGCCTGACCCGCGTCCTTGCCGGAGCGGTCCACCGGGATCTGCCCCGCGCTGCGGAAGAAGAAGGCCGTCAGCCGGCCCTTGATACCCGGTCCCGTGAAGTACTCGGCCTTCGCGAGGAAGGTGATCCGCCGTTTGAGGATCGCCGGCATCAGGAAATGGTCGGAGAACGACAGATGGTTCCCGGCGACGATGGCCGCGCCCGACGACGGTATGTGCTCCAGCCCCTCGATCCGAGGCCGGAAGACCAGCCTCAACAGCGGTCCGAGAAGGACGTATTTGAGCACGTAGTAGAACATGGAGTCGCTCCTCGCTCGGACGGATCGGCTCAACCGCCGTGTTCCAGCAGGTCACCGGGCAATCGCGGTACGTCAGTTTAGGTGGTCGTGCGGTCGCGCGTAACCGTGCCTCACGGGTCACCTTTTCTCGCCACGAGAGTGGCTCGTTCCGGAATTCGCGATCCCACGATATTCATGGGATCCGAAGCAGGCGCATTTCTTCGCAGAACACGCGCAGATACACCGCAGCAGGCGGCCGATGGCCGCCTGCTGATGTAGGGAATCAACTCTCTTCGGTCTGTCAGACCCCTTGTGTCAGAACCTTCTCCAGCGCTCCGAGGGCGGACTGGAGTTCCTCGCCCGTGATGGTCAGCGGCGGGGCCAGCCGGATGGTCGAACCGTGGGTGTCCTTGACGAGGACGCCCTCGCGCATGAGGCCCTCGCTGATCTCGCGGCCCGTGCCGATGGCGGGGTCGATGTCGACGCCCGCCCAGAGGCCGCGTGAGCGGAAGCCCTCGACGCCCTTGCCCACGAGTGCCGCGAGGCCGCCCCGCAGGACGACGCCCAACTCGGCCGCCCTGCGCTGGAATTCACCGGTCTCCAGCAGCCCGACGACGGCGGAACCGACCGCCGCGGCGAGCGGATTGCCGCCGAACGTCGAACCGTGCTCGCCGGGGCGCAGTACTCCGAGTACATCCCGGCGGCCGACCACCGCCGACACCGGCACGATGCCGCCGCCGAGCGCCTTGCCGAGGAGGAGCAGGTCCGGGACGACGCCCTCGTGCTCGACGGCGAGGGTGGTGCCCGTGCGGCCGAGGCCCGACTGGATCTCGTCCGCGATGAACAGGCAGCCGGTGCGGCGGGTCAGTTCGCGTACGCCGGTGAGGTAGCCGTCGTCGGGGATGACCACGCCCGCCTCGCCCTGGATGGGCTCGATCAGCACGGCCGCGGTCGTCTCGTCGACGGCTGCTTCGAGCGCGGCGAGGTCGTTGTACGGAACGACACGGAAGCCGGGCGTGAAGGGGCCGAAGCCCGCCCGGGCCGTCTCGTCCGTGGAGAAGCTGACGATGGTCGTCGTACGGCCGTGGAAGTTGTCGGCGGCCACGACGATCGTCGCCTGGTCGGGAGCGACGCCCTTCACCTCGTACGCCCATTTGCGGGCCACCTTGATGGCGCTCTCCACCGCCTCCGCACCCGTGTTCATGGGCAGGACCATGTCCAGGCCCGTCAACTCCGCGAGGGACTCGGCGAATTGGGCCAGCTGGTCGTTGTGGAAGGCGCGCGAGGTGAGTGTCAGGCGGTCGAGCTGGCGGTGCGCCGCCTCGATCAACTCGGGGTTGCGGTGGCCGAAGTTGAGGGCCGAGTAGCCCGCCAGCATGTCCAGATAGCGGCGGCCCTCGACGTCCTCGACCCAGGTGCCCTCGGCGCGGGCGACGACCACCGGCAGCGGGTGGTAGTTGTGCGCGAGGACGGGCGCCTCGGCGCGGATCAGGTCGGCGGAGGTGCGCGTACGTGCGGGAGCGGTCATGAACGGATCTCCTGAGTGCAGCACTTGATGCCGCCGCCGGCCTTCTGGAACTCCGAGAGGTCGACGGGGACGGGGACGTAACCGCGGCGCGCGAGCTGGTCGGCGAGGGCCGTCGCCCCCGGAGCGATGAAGACGTGGCGGCCGTCGGAGACGGAGTTGAGGCCGAAGGCCATCGCGTCCTCGCGGGTCGCGAGCACCGCGTCCGGGAACAGACGGGCGAGCACCTCGCGGCTGCCGGGGGAGAAGGCCTCCGGGTAGTACGCGATGTTTGCCTCGTGCCCGCCGTCGAGGACGAAGAGCGCCGTGTCCAGGTGGTAGAAGCGCGGGTCCACCAGCTGGAGGCCGATCACCGGGACTCCGAAGAACTCCTGCACCTCGCGATGGGCCCCGGGGGTCGTACGGAATCCCGTGCCTGCCAGGACGTACCGGCCCGCCGGGACCAGATCGCCCTCGCCCTCGCACACCGACTCGGGGCGGTAGACGTCGAAACCGGCCGCCTTGAACCAGGTCTCGTACGCGGTGGACTCGGGGCGACGCTGCGGCGCGTGGAAGAGCGAGCCGAAGACACGGCCCGCCAGGACGAGCGCGGAGTTCGCCGCGAACACCATGTCCGGGAGGCCGGCGACCGGCTCGACGGAGTCGACGGCGTGGCCGTGGGCGCGGTAGGCGCGGATCAGCGCCTCCCACTGACCTCGGGCGAGATCGACGTCCACGGGTGTGTCGGGATGCATCCAGGGATTGATCGCGTACTGCACGGCGAAGTGTCTGGGTTCACAGACGAGGAAGCGCCGGGGGAGCGGCACACGGCTGTCGGGCACAGAGGGGTCCCTCCGCTTTCCTGCGGTGTCGGCTGGGGGTACCTCCACGGTAGGAAACGGGGGATACGGGCGACAAGCGACGAGAGCTGCGCATGTGCGCAGCATTGCTGCGTCTCGTGGCAGGTCAGCGCACGTTTGATGCGTCCTCGGGGGCGGCGTGGGTCGCGCCGGCCTCCGGGGCCTCCGGCAGCAGGTGGGACAGCACCATGTAGCTGATGGTCTTCCGGATGAAGGGCTCGGCGCGGATGCGCTCCAGCACCTCCTCGAAGTGCTCCACGTCCGTGGCCCGCACATGCAGCAGCGCGTCCGCGCCCCCGGTCACGGTCATCGCCGCGGTGATCTCCGGATGGTTGCGCACGACCTCCGCGAGCCGCCGGGGCGGGGCCGCGCCCTCGCAGTACACCTCGACGTACGCCTCCGTACGCCAGCCGAGTGCCGTGGGCTTCACCGTGGCCGTGAACCCGGTGATCACGCCGGTCTCGCGCAGCCGGTCCACGCGGCGCTTGACCGCGGTCGCGGACAGCCCGATCTCCGTGCCGATCTCCGCGAAACTGGTCCTCGCGTTCGCCATCAGGGCCGTGATGATCTTGCGGTCGAGCTCGTCGAACCCCGCGGGCTTGCTGTTCATGGCGGCACTGTATCCAGCGACAACGTGCACGCCATCCAGCGACAACGTCCACGCCGGCGCCGACAACGTCCACGTCCGGCAGATGTCCAGTCGTACGAATCGCTCTTACACTCCACTCTCATGCTGCGCGCGCTCGCCGTCGACGACGAACAACCGTCCCTTGAGGAACTCCTCTATCTGCTGAACGCCGATCCACGCGTCAGCAGCGCCGAGGGCGCGAGCGACGCGACCGAGGCGCTGCGCCGGATCAACCGCGCCCTGGAATCCGGACCCGACGGGCCCGAGGCGATCGACGTCGTCTTCCTCGACATCCACATGCCCGGCCTCGACGGCCTCGACCTCGCCCGGCTGCTCACCGGGTTCGCCCAGCCGCCGCTCGTCGTGTTCGTCACCGCCCACGAGGGCTTCGCCGTGCAGGCCTTCGACCTCAAGGCCGTCGACTACGTACTGAA containing:
- a CDS encoding urease accessory protein UreD, translating into MTTAGVRATARISARDDGRGGTSLPVLDGQGPLALRRTRASGSEARVMLVGAMSGPLGGDHFTVEAEVGEGARLHVGSAAATIALPGQAKGEARYDVRLDVAEGGELCWLPEQLISAGGSDLYVSSRVELAAGARLVFREEQVLGRAGEEPGRLTSRLTVWLGGRPLLDQELACGPGAPGGWDGPAVLAGHRALGQLVVVRPEFEKEAPAARLLGEYAALTPLAGPAVLVTSLAPDALRLRRVLDEALRVLG
- a CDS encoding alpha/beta hydrolase, which produces MRSKRPTRRVTVLGSAGALVTATLIAGAVAAPSATADSRHGQDREQRGAAIAAERAAKAGIDWQDCPADWGFEKPIQCGYVSVPLDYAHPNGKQIKLAVDRIGNTGTADERQGALVYNPGGPGASGMRFPRRVTTKNPVWANAAKAYDFVGFDPRGVGHSAPISCIDPQEFVKAPKADPVPDTEADKQAQRKLAAEYADGCAERSGDMLPQMTTPNTARDLDVIRAALGEKKLNYLGVSYGTYLGAVYGTLFPGHVRRMVVDSVVDPSRENIWYQANLEQDIAFEGRWKDWEDWVAKNDAAFHLGDTRAKVQDQWLKLRATAKANPLGGVVGPAELISFFQSAPYYDSSWVPVATVFSKYVAGDTQALVDAASPDLSDTAGNIASENGNAVYTAVECADTQWPTSWKKWDRDNTRLNKDYPFMTWANAWMNLPCATWPAKQQTPVNVKTHKGLPAVLIVQSTRDAATPYPGAVELHKRFKGSRLITEQDAGSHGVTGLVNPCINERVDTYLLTGTTDAADVTCTPHATPKP
- a CDS encoding lysophospholipid acyltransferase family protein translates to MFYYVLKYVLLGPLLRLVFRPRIEGLEHIPSSGAAIVAGNHLSFSDHFLMPAILKRRITFLAKAEYFTGPGIKGRLTAFFFRSAGQIPVDRSGKDAGQAAIREGLGVLRKNELLGIYPEGTRSHDGRLYKGKVGVAVMALKAQVPVIPCAMIGTFEAQPPGKVIPNIHPVVIRFGKPLDFSRYAGMENEKAILRAITDEIMYAILTLSEQEYVDRYAAVVKAEEAAESAANARKFPRMPLS
- the rocD gene encoding ornithine--oxo-acid transaminase; protein product: MTAPARTRTSADLIRAEAPVLAHNYHPLPVVVARAEGTWVEDVEGRRYLDMLAGYSALNFGHRNPELIEAAHRQLDRLTLTSRAFHNDQLAQFAESLAELTGLDMVLPMNTGAEAVESAIKVARKWAYEVKGVAPDQATIVVAADNFHGRTTTIVSFSTDETARAGFGPFTPGFRVVPYNDLAALEAAVDETTAAVLIEPIQGEAGVVIPDDGYLTGVRELTRRTGCLFIADEIQSGLGRTGTTLAVEHEGVVPDLLLLGKALGGGIVPVSAVVGRRDVLGVLRPGEHGSTFGGNPLAAAVGSAVVGLLETGEFQRRAAELGVVLRGGLAALVGKGVEGFRSRGLWAGVDIDPAIGTGREISEGLMREGVLVKDTHGSTIRLAPPLTITGEELQSALGALEKVLTQGV
- the ddaH gene encoding dimethylargininase: MPDSRVPLPRRFLVCEPRHFAVQYAINPWMHPDTPVDVDLARGQWEALIRAYRAHGHAVDSVEPVAGLPDMVFAANSALVLAGRVFGSLFHAPQRRPESTAYETWFKAAGFDVYRPESVCEGEGDLVPAGRYVLAGTGFRTTPGAHREVQEFFGVPVIGLQLVDPRFYHLDTALFVLDGGHEANIAYYPEAFSPGSREVLARLFPDAVLATREDAMAFGLNSVSDGRHVFIAPGATALADQLARRGYVPVPVDLSEFQKAGGGIKCCTQEIRS
- a CDS encoding Lrp/AsnC family transcriptional regulator; the protein is MNSKPAGFDELDRKIITALMANARTSFAEIGTEIGLSATAVKRRVDRLRETGVITGFTATVKPTALGWRTEAYVEVYCEGAAPPRRLAEVVRNHPEITAAMTVTGGADALLHVRATDVEHFEEVLERIRAEPFIRKTISYMVLSHLLPEAPEAGATHAAPEDASNVR